The following proteins come from a genomic window of Plasmodium vivax chromosome 3, whole genome shotgun sequence:
- a CDS encoding hypothetical protein, conserved (encoded by transcript PVX_000950A), whose product MNNSCKCLYRQVIRSCNKTFNADVEAKVSVLNGVKNMIREQLTTKEEKDIKQQLIEANDFIKNNIIQAVYNNNTGNYKVELKEEQVKKGSITLGTKFENNKFPF is encoded by the coding sequence ATGAACAACTCGTGCAAATGCCTGTACAGACAAGTCATCCGCTCCTGCAACAAAACCTTCAACGCCGATGTGGAGGCCAAAGTGAGCGTGCTAAATGGagtgaaaaatatgatcaGGGAGCAACTGACAACCAAGGAAGAGAAGGATATAAAGCAGCAATTAATAGAAGCTAacgattttattaaaaataatatcatcCAGGCAGTGTATAATAACAACACAGGGAATTATAAAGTGGAGCTGAAGGAAGAACAAGTCAAAAAGGGGTCCATAACCCTGGGAACAAAGTTCGAAAATAATaagtttcctttttga